One part of the Candidatus Aquiluna sp. UB-MaderosW2red genome encodes these proteins:
- a CDS encoding ABC transporter permease: protein MSEFRVEQQSTRQQRRAALLGKSRRVALGALLPILIFGLWQGLSTSGSFSVSQLPPPAEVFEGALGLIERGTLFGHIAISLQRVFGGFAIGAFLGIALGSAVGLSKIVSQLLQPTIGALRAVPSLAWVPLLLIWMGIYEEPKITLIAIGAFFPVFTTVASGLAAVDRNLIEVGRAYGLTGINLVTKILLPAAAPIIFSGLRLGLAQAWLFLVAAELIASSKGLGFLLLDSQNTARTDVLFMAIILLALLGKLSDVVIARVEKRSLRWI, encoded by the coding sequence ATGTCCGAATTTAGAGTCGAACAGCAAAGTACTAGACAGCAGCGTCGCGCTGCCCTACTTGGGAAATCACGTCGAGTCGCACTCGGGGCCTTGCTGCCGATTCTTATTTTCGGGCTTTGGCAGGGCCTAAGTACCAGCGGTTCTTTTTCAGTTAGTCAGCTCCCCCCTCCAGCCGAGGTTTTTGAGGGAGCCTTGGGGTTAATTGAAAGAGGGACGCTTTTTGGTCACATTGCAATTAGTTTGCAGCGAGTGTTTGGAGGCTTTGCCATCGGCGCGTTTTTAGGCATCGCCTTGGGCTCTGCGGTTGGTCTTTCCAAAATTGTCTCGCAACTTTTGCAGCCAACCATCGGTGCTCTTCGCGCGGTGCCTTCCTTGGCTTGGGTTCCATTACTTTTGATTTGGATGGGTATCTATGAAGAGCCAAAAATAACACTGATAGCCATTGGGGCGTTCTTTCCAGTCTTCACCACGGTGGCCTCGGGCTTGGCTGCAGTGGACCGAAACCTTATCGAGGTGGGCCGGGCTTATGGCCTCACGGGTATCAATTTGGTGACAAAAATTCTTTTGCCAGCCGCAGCACCAATCATTTTTTCTGGTCTGCGGCTCGGCCTGGCACAAGCATGGTTGTTCTTGGTTGCTGCGGAGCTAATAGCAAGCTCTAAGGGGCTGGGGTTTTTGCTACTTGATAGCCAAAACACGGCTCGCACGGACGTATTGTTCATGGCAATCATTCTGCTGGCGCTATTGGGGAAACTGAGTGACGTGGTAATTGCAAGAGTCGAAAAGCGCTCATTGCGCTGGATTTAG